The Drosophila subobscura isolate 14011-0131.10 chromosome A, UCBerk_Dsub_1.0, whole genome shotgun sequence genome includes the window atgtatgtatatgcaccTTTGTACTTATGAATGTGCACACCTCCACCTATGTACACCATCAAATGTGATAGCGACGCACTTTGCGTGTTCACCGTCAGTCGGGGAGGGTGGGGGATAGGGATTGGATTTGTAGAGGCACACTcaattataaacaattttgttgcacTCACTCGCGTATGGGGAAGCCAGTGCGCAATAACTGAAATTGGCTCTTGgccaatttctgttttgttttgagagAATTCCATATGTGTATTACGACTTACATATGAAAGAAACATATCGAAAAGACGGAACAAACAAATActttcatatgtatatatttaaatacatacatacatttgtatgtatgtaaggtCTCCCTATCAGACCTTGGATAAGGGGACTCTGGAGCATACAGAAAACTacaatgtatacatatgttaaTATATCTGCAATGGGAACAAACTGCGTTGTGCGTTGGACTGTCGGAACCCTCACTCTAGAGCAGATGGGGTGGACACTTACCCAAATGTTTATTATCCTTTGCATCGTCACAGCGATGCACCACCCGGATGACCCCACGCCCAGCAATTGGAGAGAATGTTGCAATGCCACCTATGCGGGCAATGTGTGCTGGCAGTCTGGGATCGTCTGTTTGCTCGGTGGAACTGTCGTTCAAGCTGTCCACGGGTGTGTTCTCATCGCCAACATTAAGATCCTCACCGCCACTGGAGGTGCCATCAGCTGTGCCGTCGGTGTTGGTTCCGTTGTTGGTCGCATTATTGGGCGTATTGTTTGCTCCGTTGCCTCCACGACCGTTGTTGCCGCCGCGATTGCCACCGTTGGCACCACcattgccgccgccactgtTATTGGACGCAAAGTTTGTAATATCGTTACCGAAAGGCCGCATCTTAATATCGTTCTATTCGTTTTCTATTTCTTCTCAACTTTTTTGATTCTTATCCCGACGTATATTTCCTGCTCTGATTAATATACAGAAATCGTTTTTTGAAAACTTCACTGTGAACTTCACTCGAAAAAAAATGGTATTTATTTCACAACCGGATTCTTGTGTTGCCTTTTCGAGATGAATTTACTGAATTAGCATGGGATCCAACAAAAGGTATAAAGTCTCGCTTTTAAAATTTGACTTGTTTCGAACGTCCTACTGATCCGGTGCGAACTGAACGTGTGTCTCTTGCGcattgaaatattgaaaatgcTTTTTACTTTCGGTTTTTATAGCAcggaagaagaaagaaaactgcgcacaacaaaaacaaatgaacaaaataaaatggcagGAAAAGGCAAATAATAACACACAAATTGGCATTTTCTGGTGGTTATTCGAACACAGGATACTCTTACTgattcacatatgtatgtattatttcACAACCGGATtcttgtgttttattttatatattttaacggagtttaagatttatttttgcacatgtttccttatatgtatttttatatcgTTCTACTTCTCCAAGCAATCTCTCTCCTCGTTCACTTCCATCGAATCCCGGCCCATTCCAGCTACCGATCGATAGCTACTTCACAATTGATAGTTAACATTAGTTACTCAATAGCTTAAACTACTTaacaatacatatattatcATTTGCCGTAACTTATTCCCTATCTCTTCTAAGCTCTCCAGCGGAAGGAATAATATCTCTTACAGGGATAACAAACATATTCTACGTACTTAGGATAATCCATAAGAGAAGCAATCACAACGGGATCTTTAATAGATAAGGCATGAAACATATTTCGTTGAAATTTAGGAATTTTTCGTTCATTTTCAAATAATTATTCTCCCACCAAatagtatatatttataaatatatgtaatatCTGGGAATAGTATCTTGATaattaatatgaaaatgtGATTCGCAATACGGTCCAAAGACCCATAAGACTCCATCGATGAGAGTAGCGTTGCATCGCACGAAAATGTCTTGTCATCGTAAGAGCAATAGCCTCTGATATAAACAGTATTTCTTTCTCTTGGCCCAATGTCTCTTGTTCTGCCCAACAGAAAAGTGTAAAAGTTCaatgcaaaaagagagcgTAAAGAGAGAAGTGGCTGAGcttgagagtgagagagcaccCAAAACATTATCAGTGCGAAACGCTTAGAATACTTTTGCCGAGTCGtatatgtgtgcatgtgggCAGCCGAGTGAGGGGTTGGGGGTATGGTATACTTATAGAACCGACTTTTACGCATCTTCTCTGCTGAGATATACCGGAACTGCACATATAGACGAAATTTTCCGCACACTTGTGAGTCAAAACAAATTGACAAGAGCCAAGCCATTTCCATGTAGCGCATATATTAACATATATATAATTGTTCACTAATTAATGGCGTTGTTGCGTGTTATCAACTCGACAAAGAGATGTCTGACAAGGACATGTATACGTAAGGCCATTCCAGTCATTGTCTTGCTTGATTTATGATGAATCTAAAGTGAATTTTTACATTCGATAGGTACGGTACCAAAGAAGACGCAAAAGCCCTAAAAGCTTGCTCTCAAAAGCCCCTCGTCCACAAGGTATCTACAAATatgaggtgtgtgtgtgcccagaGAAGAATTGGTGTACGAGCTTAAAAATGATCCATACATATTATGGGTGTTTCtaagtaaaacaaaatatgtaaataaacctaaatggaaacaggttatatttaaattgcattttaggtttaaaacttttattcatcataaaacaaaactgaaacacTAGAGATATTCATTTAATGTTCATATTGAATTTTGATGCATCCAAcgtttaaatattatatacaaATCTGATAGATCTCAATACCGaaccaataaacaaataaagcaTAAAAGACAACGGAACATTTGATTGGAATAAACGGGCTAAAAATGAAATACTTTTTAGGTAAGAGTATGCCACAACACGGATTAAAAATGCCCCGTAGGTTTCTTCACTAACACATTTCCAGTCTACGATCTTAAAAATTAAGTATACGAATCGACTACGAGTACATACGGGTAAGTATGTGTATAGCTAGGTATTGTATGTGGGTAAGGTAGGGATTATGAATTATATTCTACTGCAGAACGACGCCCTGGGCATGCTGTAGGCCCGTGCACAAATAGAGCATGATAATACTGAGGGCCTGCACGCGCTCGTCGGATCTGTTCTCCACACTGATCGTTGATGATTTCCAGGCCGATGATTCCGTGGCTTTTTCGGCATCGTTCATCATAGTATAGCCCTCTGTCTCCGCATCCAAGGCTATCTTTAGCTTTGTTAGCTGCAAAAAGTACAATTTCGATATCAGAGCGTATGGTGTGTAATGTTTGGGGAATTACCAGCTCATTGATTTTGGCCACTCGCTCGTCTGGTGGCGCGCTGGAGTACAAATGCTTGCTGGAGCTCTTGGCCAGGTTCATCAGATCCTCGTTGCGGGTGTGTCGTATGATTGGCTCGGTGATGACGATAACCTGCTCGAAACTGAGGACTGTGCACTCCGCAGGCAGTGCCTCAAGGTGCTGGGTGACACGCTCGAAGGGATTCTGATGCCCCATTGTtgccggcaccggcaccggcacctcCTCCACAATTGACGATTTGCTGGGGCCAGCAAAAAGAGATGTTCAGAAAAGAGACTGTGATGGACCCTTCAGGGTGGACTCACCGCGAGGGCGTGTGCTGAGGGCTCGGCGGTAGGCTCTTGGAGTTAATTTGCTGCCCGCTGCCAGTCAGCGACGAGACAATGCCAGGTATGTCCAGGTTGCTTGCCTGACGCTTGATCCCCTGCGCCAGCATGCCCGTCAGACTGGACCTGTGCACATCCAGGCCAGCAGCCTGCACTTGcacctgtgcctgtggctgtgcctgtccctggtCGCCTGCCATCGCGGCTGCCTCCTCCAGTGGCGCTGAGCCCAATTTAGGCTCAAACAGCTCAAGGTTCTCCGCCTGCGTGATGGTGAACTCCGGTCTGGTCACACCCGAGGGAGTGGAGGCTGCGGCAGTTGGTGGCTGCGGCGGCACGGAACCCGAACAGTCTACGGGCCCACAGACGGTGGCATTCTGGCACTTGGCAATGCACTTCTTGTGACAGCACATGGAACACTCCTGGCACTGCATGGCGTCCTTCAGCCAGATCTTCTTGCCACAGAAATCGCACTGTGTGGCCCGGTGGAAGTGCGTGCGCACAAAGCTGTGGGCACGCGGGGGAGACGCACTGGAGGAGCCACCACTGGAAATGGCACTGTCCGCGCATGTGCTTGATGACTTCAGGGAGACTGTTTCGGATGAGGGCTCGTCCTGTCCACCACGTTCGAATTGGGTTCTGCGGAGAGGAGTTGTCATTCAAAATATGCTCAATAATGCAATGCTCAGAGCTTACCTGGCTGGGGAATGGGACTTGGAGCCGCTCTTGGTGGTGGGTGGATCGCCGAGGGTAACATTCGGATTGCCCATCCAGGAGAAGCCGAAAAGAATGTCGCCAAAGCAGAGATTGGGATTGAAGCCCGACTGATTAGCGAGGTCGTGCATCTTTCTGTGGATACAAAAGGACAGATTTCAAGTACTCCCCTGTAAGAGCAATGCTTGGGGTGACTGCAATGCTTACCCTGCCTGCAGGGAGGCCGGATTGAGTGCTATCTGCCGTAGGCACTGATTCAGACTCGTCTCCGAGCACTCGACGAGTATCTGGCCAATCTGGACATTGTTGTAGCCCAGCAGGACACTCTCTCCGGCACACttgccaaacacacagacattgAGGAAGCGACTGTTCGCATCCAGCTGGAAGCTGCACACATCGTCCATGTGTATAAGGGGACTGAAGGGGCAATCGATCGTCGCGTGCTGATAGAAGTAGTTGACCGGCTCATCGGTGCCTCGCTCCATGGAAGTGTCATCTGGTTTATTTTTGTCCTtatccttgtccttgtccttgtctttttccttctccttctccttttccttatCTTTATCCTTATCCTTGTCACTGCTCTCGCGGCTCATGGTCTTCTTTATGGCCTTGGCAATCAGATTCGACTTCTTGGGGGAGTTGGTGGGCGTTTGGCCCGTGAGTCCAGACTCTGCCGCTTGGCGGCTAAGGCTGGGCTTTACCGCCAGATGCTTGGTTACCGTCTCCGTGGTAGTGGAGTCAGTTGCCTCGGGGTCTGTCTTGGAGACGGAAGCGGAGGGCATGTCGCAAAGTTCATCGTACTTCTCCAGATCCTCCAGGATGGCATCGTTGCGTATGATGCCGGGAATGACACGCTCGATGCGCAGACAAAAGACGGTCGCCTGAAGGGTCTTCACGACCTTGGCTATCTGCTGGATGGTCGTCACCTGCTTGCCCTCAATGGCCACCAGTGCATCGCCGGCAATGAGATTGGACTTGCAGGCTGGTGTATTCGGCAGCACGGACTCAATCCGCACCAGCTGGCTGGTGCTCTGCTTGAAGACGATGCCAATCTGCTGGTTCTTCGCCTTGTGGATGAACACGTCCAGGGAGATGAGCACATGCCGGTGGTCCTTCTGGTGCGCTTCGATGAAGGGCACCGGCGCCAGGGTAATGGTGCAGTAGGTATCGCCATTGCCCGGCGATGTCCAGGGCATCAGGCGGGACAGCTCGGCCACCTTCACACTGAGTAGACCATTGGGCTGAATGTCACAGTCGACGACCTCCTCCTCGGCCGTCCAGTGGAAGAAGGGTTTGTAGCGCAGCTTGTAGTTGGGCAGGGTGTGTTTCCGCCTCACCGCCTTGCGTATCTGATTGGAGATGAGATTGGTGATGTTCGACTGCATCTGGCGACCCTGGTACTTCGATTCGATATCAAGAATCAGCTCCGGATCGCCCAGGAAGCTCAGGGACCAGTGGGTATACGGCTTTCGCGTGAACTGCAGACGCGCCATGCCCGACAGTTGCTTGACCTTCAGCGTGATGGAGCCCTTCTTGCCCAGCACCATGTCCGCATCGATGGACGTGGAGAAGTTGCCCACATAGTTGatgtccagcagcagatccagaTTCTCGATGCGCTGCTCACGCTCGTCCAGCTCCACATTGTGCACGG containing:
- the LOC117903076 gene encoding PDZ domain-containing protein 8 translates to MEIPISNILLLCLIFLLIGGVIMILLQYLIFIKFSNLPDESEEQKRMNAKYTLPVNIKQTARNLKAPPNPINSCENHQESLQGASALISLNFVMQFLFHEFKNSNRVRKWFYRKLSIELDELITKTTTGKLLDKLTIKELELGDQFPDIKSLSVHNVELDEREQRIENLDLLLDINYVGNFSTSIDADMVLGKKGSITLKVKQLSGMARLQFTRKPYTHWSLSFLGDPELILDIESKYQGRQMQSNITNLISNQIRKAVRRKHTLPNYKLRYKPFFHWTAEEEVVDCDIQPNGLLSVKVAELSRLMPWTSPGNGDTYCTITLAPVPFIEAHQKDHRHVLISLDVFIHKAKNQQIGIVFKQSTSQLVRIESVLPNTPACKSNLIAGDALVAIEGKQVTTIQQIAKVVKTLQATVFCLRIERVIPGIIRNDAILEDLEKYDELCDMPSASVSKTDPEATDSTTTETVTKHLAVKPSLSRQAAESGLTGQTPTNSPKKSNLIAKAIKKTMSRESSDKDKDKDKEKEKEKEKDKDKDKDKDKNKPDDTSMERGTDEPVNYFYQHATIDCPFSPLIHMDDVCSFQLDANSRFLNVCVFGKCAGESVLLGYNNVQIGQILVECSETSLNQCLRQIALNPASLQAGKMHDLANQSGFNPNLCFGDILFGFSWMGNPNVTLGDPPTTKSGSKSHSPARTQFERGGQDEPSSETVSLKSSSTCADSAISSGGSSSASPPRAHSFVRTHFHRATQCDFCGKKIWLKDAMQCQECSMCCHKKCIAKCQNATVCGPVDCSGSVPPQPPTAAASTPSGVTRPEFTITQAENLELFEPKLGSAPLEEAAAMAGDQGQAQPQAQVQVQAAGLDVHRSSLTGMLAQGIKRQASNLDIPGIVSSLTGSGQQINSKSLPPSPQHTPSRKSSIVEEVPVPVPATMGHQNPFERVTQHLEALPAECTVLSFEQVIVITEPIIRHTRNEDLMNLAKSSSKHLYSSAPPDERVAKINELLTKLKIALDAETEGYTMMNDAEKATESSAWKSSTISVENRSDERVQALSIIMLYLCTGLQHAQGVVLQ